The sequence CTGTGGATCGATCCAATTTCATCAGGTGAAAGGGTCTACAAGGCATCCGTCTTTTGGCCCAAAGGGTTTCTTGGAACAGCACTTGTGGTGAACACGCCAAGGGGCGACTTCCAAAGAATTGCAAGCATGTCAACGTTGTCTCGGAGAAGGATGCAATCTTCGAATTCCAGGGGTAGTTATATTCACCCTCCCTCGGGTGAGTTTCATACTCCTCCACTCACACTTTACTAAGTGCAAGGCCCAGAAGCTCTCGATGTGGGAGGAAAGGATGTTATTAGCACAATCATGCTGCTCCTTCTACAAGATGACACAAACCAATGAGTCAAAATCTAtgaataataatttatttgatttaatttATCAAGATTGCGATGATAAATACATTTTGTAACAAATTTGGCTTCAAATGATCTAAAAGTCAACGTCTTCAAAGGTTGTGCCATCATGGTGTGTGTAAGTCACCAGAAGACGATGAAATGAAATCGCAATATTCTCTGATCCAAGCAGGCGTCGGAATAAACAGAACACTTTCCATGTCACAGGTTGTGATTTTGGTGATGTCTGGAGGAGACTGGATGCCTCTTCTCTTAAAACCACTGCTGTCTGATGGTAATTTAGGTCACTTGCGGTACAAAAAGACCACTTTAGGAGGAGTTAAATGCATGATGTAACCAACCACCAAATCAAAGATTGGAGGACATTTTGCTTAGGGATATTTGAAATACCATGCAAACATCGGTGACCAAAATTACAATCATTTTTCCCCAAGGTTAATCCATAAACCAATAGAATATATTAATTTATGCTTAAGCTAGCTAAAAGTTCCTCCGTGGTCTTTCGTTATAAAACATAAATGTCTATGTGAAGCTGTCCGCGGAATGTTTATCCTCGAGTGTACTTTCCCCAGATGTGTAGCATGAAGACACTGGCAATGAAGAGAAGACTCATAACTAACACTGGCACTGGTCCCCTGGAAAGTGAAAAAACTTTGATAAGTACAGTTATACAAGTGTGgtgctcaaggacacaagatTAAACTGAGGTGTTCCTGCAGACAGTCAAGAAACTCCCGAGACACAAACCAATGACATCCTAATTACGAGCCTGGCGCTCTCTTAGATACCTTGCCAAGGATCACTTACACTTTAATTCCTGGCGAGTCCTCGGTATAAAACCTCCACATACCAGCACCCCCTCCACCAGCTCCGGTTTTTCGGGCCGTTGTGGTTGTGGTGGTAGTtttcctgaaaaagaaacaaacgTTGTAAGAAAAAGTACAACGAGGATGTTTGATACAGCAAGGGAAGGGCAAACATGTTCTGATGTTTTTTCAAAGTGATTAACAAGAAGAACAGGAAACAGGAATCCTTTTTGAGGGGAGATTAACTCCAATGCACTTTACCAAATTGTGCTAGTTTCCTTGCCACACTTACATAGGCCTTGAGAAATCCAACATGCAGCCAAGTGCATATGTAAAGTTGAAATTCTAATTACCCACACTGAGTGAGAGGTGCCAAATTCAGCAAGTTTGTGGTAGGTACAAATTTACGTCCAATTTATTGTAACGTGACTACATTGTGAACTCTCACCTTTGTCTGACAGTGCCACCTCCTGATCGGGGAGACACCGATTTTGAGGATGGCGACCTCCCACCTCCGACATTGGTTGAACTTGGTGATGCAGTAGGCTGAAGGCAAAAAAAGTTTAGAATTAGATATATCAAGTAAGTGGAAtatggaacgagtttacaatccccgatcacacccccaaaaaaggtcatcggttgacgaacgaagcaccactgttcaatggatttatagttgaatgcgatcaaactacgtcatttccgatcagggattgtaaattttaaccgtgGAATTTAAGTTCAAAGTCACGGAAATGGACGGGTTTGCTGGAGTCAAGTTGGGCTTCATGATCAGTCATGTGTTTTTCTAGAACAAAGGGTCATAGTAACTAATGGCATTGTCCAAAGCATCTTGGCTGAGACCATATGACACTTTCATCATCTACTCTGCGAAGATCACTGTGATCAGTCAACAACCACCAAGTCAATTcatgaaattagaaaaaaaaccaAATTATCAAGATCTAAACAGATACTCCACCACTATCTGGCCCTACAAAATAACACGTCACTTACATGTAAACATGCATGTACACTCATCACTGTACAGTGTATACGTCACTTACATGTAAACATACacgctgtacattttgtatgcaTGTGTACACCAACAGCTGTGCATGGAACGAGTCCAATCTTGCTCCACCCTAAAGAACATCAATTTTTTACCGATCTGACAACGAATTTCGTTATGGAGTTAAATCATATCTGACCTTCATTTATCAAACCACAAAACGGTACCATTTACGTGGCTTTTACTTTTTTATTCGGCGGATATTCTATGATTTATTCGAGGCAAAACACACCACTTACCATTTTGTGTACGTGTTGCTTTACAAGAGGATGTGACGTAGTTGAGTGGAATGCGCCATCTGGCGACAGTTTGATTAATCAGGCCTGAAGAATTTTGCGTGGGAGATTTGATACTCCCGCCTTTACGACTATCAATAAGATTATGCCTCCCACGGGAAAAATTGAAGATTAGATGCTCTCTATAAAGCATTTTCCCGATATTTCAGTCAATAAATGATAGTCAGATATCCATTGAAAGTATAGGTTTGTTATTGACCTGAAAATGGTTCAGATTGGCCGGGCAGAATGGTCAAAAAAtaggaaggggggggggcacttcCTCTTCATCCCCTTCTAGATCCGTGCCTCAATTAGGGCCTACTCCTCGGGATTTGAAAAAGAATATATCGATCAGTTTTATTGTGATAGACTCCCGggacagtccattgcgtcatcctaattggatcatCCTTATGCGACCTGACGatcgaggccggtccactgcgtccggagtgtattaTATTGGTGATGGGGCGGGGTGGCGAGGGTGGCGACCAGTAATGTTGCCATGCTATCCAGATTAACTGCGATTATCAGTGTAGAGGTGGCATAACCATCTGGCGTAACGTAACTACTTCCAAACTAACTAAGTTTGTGATTTTATACAATACGTTTATCCACCGCCTCTCGTGGTTTCCTCAGGTGAAGTGACTGTGTAAGCCATTCAATGgtcatcctgacgtaatcagtggttttaaatatactccgcctcgcGATATTTCAAACATGAGGTAGGAGTATAAGATAAAAAAACCTGACCTCAGGATGATCAGTGGTAGGCCAATCACCTAGTGACGTAAAACAATCAGGGTCCCTCTTCTCATGGTAATTGAAGCAAGAAGTAAACGAACGTGTATTTTAATGAATGGATGTGTATTTCCGTACGGTAGTTTTATACAAATTATCTTCCACAATGCGCAATAATGTATTTATTCGTAGTATACAGTAGATGACCAGTGCAGTATGTTTCAACAATGTAGATTATACTGGTTCCAGATTCTGTCGCAAGACGGCGCTTAAATGTTGGCCAACCCCTGGCGGCAGAGCTGAAACCAGTTTACAATAGAGTGATTTTGTACCACGACATGAGTACTGCTACGAACACATCTTATATCAAACGTAGAAACATTGGACCTCGTTctacaaacaacaaacaaacgaTGTGCGGGAAAATAAGAAAATGTACATTTCCGAACGACACACAAAGTTTAAACGACCGCGCATGCGCGCCGGAAGTGCAAGTCGTCTGCTGTCTCACTtcaatatatacatatatttccACTTTTCAAACAAAATAACGTGATTATAAAATGCGTTTCTATTTAACAAAAAAGTGTCGATCACTCGGACAATgcaacaacattttcaacacCGAGTTTTTATACTCTGAACACCGGTAACTATGGCAACGATCGcagtaacaacaacaacaattcatTCTAAAATTTGCAGCCTCGGTCAAACGCGTTGTCACCGTGGTAATCGAGGCTGACATGTCTAGAATTATGAGTTAACATCAAAATAGGCCACTGTAAACACtcaaataaaatttgaaataaaacaatttgaGGCGAAGGCGAAGCAGCACAATGTATCACTAACAAATTACTCTTTCATGAATTAAAATAAACAAACttaaataatgttttttcctGAAAGTTTGTCGATCCAGGGATGTAAACTTTCAAGAAGTAAATGCAGGTTTCTAGATTCTGTTCAAAGTGCTCGTTTATGATTGTAGTGAAaagtttttttatcaaatacCTATTATACTTTCTATCACTAGGCGGGGCTAGAGTGTAAATCTGTACAAGTACATTGTAAGCCAAACAGTTACGACGATTAAAACACGATGGAAAGCTAACATGATTCTTGCGATCATTGTCCTTACCAATCACAAAACGTCCCTCCAATCAAATGTCGGCCGTGTTTGTTTTGAAGAGGACGACCTTAACCCACATTTCGGAACAGACACAAAGGTGAACTTGAACTCAGGTGGGTACAAGTGTTTGTTTAAAATTTGTTGAGAGAAAATACCAACAAAAATATTTacatttcataaaaatattaCGGTGTCTGGGTTTAACAGACTTCGAAGTCCTGTTCAAAGCAAACTGCCATTTGACTCTTTCCTTATGTGCCTTTCAATACGAACTCAATTCAACCTTCATGCTGAATTGACATCTCAATCAGTTCATTTGCATGCAAATAACCTCTCCTGTGTGCGTCGAATCAGTGAACTTGGAAGAACTGATTACATAGAACAATTGGAAACAATTACACAGTCAACGGGTGCGTATGCTAACTTCGAACTACTAGTAGTTCAAGAGTTGAATAAGTTTAtgcactgtttctgaaacatttgttcaaattgttcaaatgcAACATAATATGACTCATATACACTAAATACAGCTCACGTGACAGCACAAATGACGCTGTAGCATATTTTATATTTGGCAATGACGTTTTATGGCTTTTTTCATATTTGGCAAAAAattcaggaaaattgaaaaattacgCCTGAAAGTTTGTAaccaaaaatcaacattttataaCTCGAGAACTTGATGCTTGAAGACAATTGCTCTGCTTCAAGGGATACCACGCATAAATGGAGGACAAATATTGGCCAAAATGAGCCATCCAAGATTGATGGTCCCATAAACCTATCATTGATCGATATTTTGAGACAGTTCTTCTTCAAGAAGGAAATGTCCGATTTGGCTAGAACTTGTGGGGTACCTCTATAATAGTATAACATGACGAAGTATTCCTGTATCCGTCGCTATACACAGTTCATCAGTTGCACTCTGCTTAATTATGCATTTCTAGAGAATTTCTGAATAAATACATGCTGATAAATCGCCAGACCAGCTAGCTAACACCTTTTTAACCAAAAGAAATTGAAACCAGTTCTTCTTTTATGTCAGGTGGTGCAGCAAGAAAAAATACGTAAAAACAGTGCCATATCTTATATACAGTGCAAAATGTTTCGATTATGCGTTTGTTTGATCGTTAATGGCTTCATATCGTTAAGTAAATATTAGTGATGTTCGATTGCTGGATACCTGGATTTGTTTCCACCTTTTAAATAAATTACTTTTCATCTTGGTTTAGCATATAGCAGAATGACccaaaataaataatgtaaagtTCATATCTCAGATGTTTAATTTTGACACAATACAGCGAAAATAAAATGACCTGCTCTTGAACTTGTTCACTATCGTTTTAAGAATAGGTTGGTACTTTTTTAGTATGCACACatgaaatttaaattcaaatgcTAGGACTGTACTATTGGATAGAGTTCATGTGTTCGGAATATATTTCAATATCCATGATGATCTCATCAGCCCATACGCGTGCAAATGATTGTGTGAATGGAGATTTCAAAGTCTAAGAAACCTCTATATAATACATTTCAGAGTCAATATGAACAAGTAAGTCACATTATCATTCTTAAGCGGTGGATGGTTGAACAAGACAAAAATGTCGAACTTTTTTATGACTTTACAACCGATCTGAATGTGTCGCAAGTAAATACATTTACTAATATTGCCGTTTCGCACCAGTTATCAGAAATAAAGATTTAGACAACAACACcatttttgaaacaaaatacacCTAAATTACCAATAGCTCTAAGATCGTGATACATACCATGAGAACAGTACGTGACATACATACTAACTCAAAAAACAATACCGGGACACTTTTATCAAAAGTTGAAAGTGTCTGCGTTGGACATAAGCATTTGCCTGAACTGTTCATCGACATAGAAAAAAAACTCAACCTTACTCGTATCAAGGAAATCGTCCCGTGGGTTGTTACAATTTTCGAGAAGTCATTCTTTTATTTGTAAATATAAACAAGTTTTGTGACGTTTGAAGAGATAAAGAAAAATAGTTATTTCAGAGCTATCATATCAGGGAATTTCATAAATGTCCGGTCCATCGTCGAATAAACCAAAAAACTACAACTACACATATTTGATATATTGCACGGTCACAAGACTAGCGCACGCAATGACGTTTTGAATATTCACATACGCCACCTAACGcacaatatgaaaataattaTCTACTCTCTTAAACCTATTTACAGATAGTCTAATTGAATAGTTTGGCAGTGGGATACTTAAAAGTCATCAATGATGTAGTTaacattttgtgttttcaaGCGACAATATTGAGTAAATTGTTTTGTACACCAGGTGTGATCTGCAGTTTTAAACGCTTCAGTCAGTAGCAGAGGTCAGTTTGAAATCTTTAAAAAGCCCAAAAAACGTCGAACtgctgaaatattttgttggtcactgaaaacaaaaaaatcctaaAACAACGATGAACTCCAAAAATATCTTTGCTGGTCACTGAaaaccacatacatgtagtttttcacATTTACCATTGATTAAATTTGCCCATCTATCACAAAGAATTTCTCGGATAACTACTATTTTAGCTTCTTCGGTGGCCTAACCATAACTAAGTGAGTTCTATACCAAGGCAAAACCTCGTTACCACCTTTAACCAATTCTATCCAGATATCCACGGTCTTTGTTACCTCTCAAAAAATTGTTCGTTAAACATTTTTCTGTATAAAGTtgtaaaagtttttaaaactgCAGATAACGAAAATGGTATCCTACATCCGCGGCTAAGTTGGAGCAGACGACGACACAATTATGACAGTGTCTAcatgtgtacaatgtacacgtTGTGGCCTGCTCGAGTACACACCAAGTAGTAGTTGAACCGTCTATATTGTGCGCAAGTCTCTTGTACCTCTATTTTTCTGAAAGCATTCTAGCACATGGGTGTGATTTTCTCAAAATCGTtgtaaatatgtatatataaaaTTCCCATCCCCATCGTTCAAGAATCACAAGCTTTATCTGAACGCTACGAGATTTCCACTCTCCCGTTAAAAGTCGAACGGCATGTTCAGAAATCATGATGACAAGACCGACACCCCATTGAAGTGACTTGTGGGCCATAGTTAAAATCACTATGGATCCAAACTGATTCATATATTATAGGCACCCCGTACTTCAGATAAAGCCAGTGACTATGAACGGGTTCATAAAATAAGATTTATAACAATAATCGTAAGATCATCTTATCTAAAAATATCAAGCTATCATTTACCCCCTTGGAAAACCATGCAATCACTGATGACCCTTTGAAAGAATCACACATCAATATCAGTCTTTTATCACTTATCATTTAAAGCATTTTTATGGTCTAGTTCAACTATCAACAATTAGCTCAGCAGAAGCAATCAATCTATTTATATAAGTTCGATTAAAAACCGTTCCTTTTTCGATAGAAGATGAAGAACATTTTTTGTTTCAATGGCAGGATTGCCCCATGTAGCCTGTGTTGATTACACAGTGAAAGATATTTCATACCTTTTCTGTGCTCATTGTCCCCCATTGATTGCTCAGACTCAGCCAACTTTCACAAACTCAACAAGAATCACAACTTTTACTAATACTAGCTTGGAATGTTACAATACTTATGCGTGACACGCCCTTTAGAAGTGGCAAGAATTAGAACAGGAAAACAAATCTAAATGCAATAGGTTTTACCCATCAATAGTTCAAAATGATATCACCACTGAATAACCCAAAGTGggaatttaaagaaatataatatAATTCAGAAATTCAACCTATATATTTTCAACAGTAATGCCCACAACTGAAATGTCAA comes from Lineus longissimus chromosome 15, tnLinLong1.2, whole genome shotgun sequence and encodes:
- the LOC135499546 gene encoding protein transport protein Sec61 subunit beta-like; this encodes MPTASPSSTNVGGGRSPSSKSVSPRSGGGTVRQRKTTTTTTTARKTGAGGGGAGMWRFYTEDSPGIKVGPVPVLVMSLLFIASVFMLHIWGKYTRG